A window of Sphingobacterium sp. SRCM116780 contains these coding sequences:
- a CDS encoding TonB-dependent receptor — protein MQKQKANKLKSQVNLKNALLTLLMVIVSVVVFAQGSGSIVGVITNKQSGETISGVTVRVIGTSKGSSSDVSGKYGIQNLVPGTYKVEYSYIGYATKQITDVEVKKDDITNLDIILENSDSKVLDQVVVTGSYKKESIGALYAQQKNSALISDGISSEQIRRSPDKNTSEALRRVSGTTIQDNKFVIVRGLSDRYNTAMLDGSVLPSTEANRRAFSFDIIPSSLIDKITISKTATPDLPADFAGGAVQITTKDIPDKNFISFGLGYGINTASTFKDFLGTKRNFQNYAGFDDGSNNLATNFPSRETVAAGLSSKWNRLTLKSLPNDFAIKNTSALPSQNYQFSVGNVKQYDNNNRFGSLFAVTYRNSQNILSDIKRQWYQYDYTDNQYKFSTNLGALANFGYTFGKNKITFKNLYNRSYDNTYTERRGTNVGTSSDNKFYAYDLMQKSLFKSTLEGEHILSEKNDKVKWTASWSNILNNQPNQMKINYAKNIDSKDDSSVPYLANITSPGKDNTRLFSKLDENVFSGEASYSSPFNFLAAPSTLKVGAGANYRKRNFDARFVGFELNATAIDPETQNEIRQLTPDKIFSTTLIDKNYFKYAEIIMPGDQYDANSLTSFGYAMLDQKFNDKLRIVYGLRLENYNVQVNIPERVVDDKKLDFLPSVNLTYNLTTKSNLRASYYRTVARPEFRELAPFSFYDFEQLGMISGNVNLKRSSINNGDLRFEIYPSAGEIFSISAFYKQFTDAIEPFRYDVNSTVDVSNGNTPKANLYGAEIEARKKLSFIADDQFFANTTAYVNLSLVHSKVNNPTDQTYIEKTRPMVGQSPYVINAGLQHNALDNKLNVNLLYNRIGKRIAQAGGQTFTSAWEAPRDILDAQIGYKVLKSKGEVKLSASDILNNPVNVYFDNKPLNKSNETLYKYKTGSNISLSFNYTF, from the coding sequence TTGCAGAAACAAAAAGCAAATAAATTGAAATCACAAGTTAATCTTAAAAATGCACTTTTAACATTACTAATGGTAATTGTTAGTGTAGTTGTGTTTGCCCAAGGATCAGGCAGTATTGTTGGTGTTATCACAAACAAACAATCAGGTGAAACGATAAGTGGAGTTACAGTACGCGTAATTGGAACAAGCAAAGGTAGTAGTTCTGATGTGTCAGGTAAATATGGTATTCAGAATTTGGTTCCAGGAACCTACAAAGTTGAATATTCGTATATCGGTTATGCAACAAAGCAAATAACAGATGTGGAAGTTAAAAAGGACGATATTACCAATTTAGATATCATTTTAGAAAATTCAGATTCTAAGGTACTGGACCAAGTCGTGGTAACGGGTAGCTATAAAAAAGAATCTATAGGTGCATTATATGCACAGCAAAAAAATAGTGCTTTGATTTCAGATGGTATTTCTAGTGAGCAGATCAGAAGATCTCCGGATAAAAATACATCAGAAGCATTGAGACGTGTTAGTGGAACAACGATTCAAGATAATAAATTCGTGATTGTTAGAGGACTAAGCGATCGTTACAATACCGCTATGTTGGACGGATCTGTATTGCCTAGTACTGAGGCTAATCGTCGAGCGTTTTCATTTGATATAATTCCTTCAAGCCTTATTGATAAGATTACAATTTCAAAAACAGCTACCCCTGATTTACCTGCAGATTTTGCTGGAGGAGCAGTTCAAATTACAACGAAAGACATACCAGATAAAAACTTTATTTCTTTTGGACTTGGATATGGCATCAATACAGCTTCAACATTTAAAGACTTTTTAGGAACAAAACGTAATTTTCAAAATTATGCAGGTTTTGATGATGGATCGAATAATTTAGCGACTAATTTCCCAAGTCGAGAGACAGTTGCTGCTGGGCTTTCTTCAAAATGGAATAGATTAACATTAAAATCTCTTCCAAATGATTTTGCAATTAAAAACACGTCTGCTTTACCTTCTCAAAACTATCAATTTAGTGTTGGAAATGTAAAACAATATGATAATAATAATCGCTTCGGATCATTGTTCGCTGTTACTTATCGTAATTCTCAGAATATTCTGTCGGATATAAAACGTCAGTGGTATCAATACGATTATACAGATAATCAATATAAATTTTCGACAAATTTGGGTGCGTTAGCAAACTTTGGATATACGTTTGGTAAAAATAAGATCACGTTCAAAAATTTGTACAATCGTTCTTATGACAATACTTATACAGAAAGAAGAGGTACAAATGTCGGAACAAGTAGCGATAATAAATTTTATGCTTATGATTTAATGCAAAAATCATTATTCAAAAGTACACTAGAAGGAGAGCATATCTTGAGCGAAAAGAATGATAAAGTGAAATGGACAGCTTCTTGGAGTAATATTCTGAATAATCAACCCAATCAAATGAAGATTAATTATGCGAAGAATATCGATAGTAAAGATGACTCATCTGTTCCCTATTTAGCGAATATTACAAGTCCTGGAAAAGATAATACTCGTTTATTTTCAAAATTGGATGAAAATGTGTTTTCAGGAGAAGCCAGTTATAGTTCACCATTTAATTTCTTAGCTGCGCCTTCAACATTAAAAGTAGGAGCGGGAGCAAATTATAGAAAGAGAAATTTTGATGCTCGTTTTGTTGGCTTTGAATTAAATGCAACAGCAATCGATCCAGAAACTCAAAATGAAATTAGACAGTTAACACCAGATAAAATCTTCTCAACAACATTAATTGATAAAAATTATTTCAAATATGCTGAGATAATAATGCCTGGTGATCAATATGATGCAAACTCGTTAACATCATTTGGCTATGCAATGTTAGATCAAAAGTTTAATGACAAATTGAGAATAGTATATGGTTTACGTTTAGAAAATTATAATGTTCAAGTAAATATTCCAGAGCGAGTAGTTGATGATAAAAAATTAGATTTCTTACCTTCAGTTAATTTGACCTATAATCTAACGACAAAGTCTAATTTAAGAGCTTCTTATTACCGTACAGTGGCAAGACCTGAGTTTAGAGAATTAGCACCTTTTAGCTTTTATGATTTCGAGCAATTAGGTATGATTTCCGGAAATGTCAATTTGAAAAGAAGTTCGATTAATAATGGAGATTTAAGATTCGAGATTTATCCATCAGCAGGAGAGATTTTCTCTATATCTGCTTTTTATAAGCAATTTACAGATGCAATTGAACCATTTCGATATGATGTAAACTCTACTGTAGATGTTTCCAATGGAAATACACCTAAAGCTAATTTATACGGAGCAGAGATCGAAGCAAGAAAAAAACTAAGCTTTATAGCTGATGATCAATTTTTTGCAAATACGACTGCTTATGTGAATTTGTCTTTGGTACATTCAAAAGTTAATAATCCAACTGATCAAACTTACATTGAAAAAACACGACCTATGGTAGGACAATCTCCCTATGTCATCAATGCTGGTTTACAGCACAATGCTTTAGATAATAAATTAAATGTAAACCTACTATATAACCGTATTGGTAAACGCATTGCACAAGCTGGAGGGCAAACTTTTACAAGTGCTTGGGAAGCACCTAGAGATATCTTGGATGCACAGATCGGATATAAAGTATTAAAGAGCAAAGGTGAAGTTAAATTAAGCGCAAGTGATATCTTAAATAATCCTGTGAACGTATATTTCGATAATAAACCTCTCAACAAATCTAATGAGACACTTTATAAGTATAAAACGGGATCAAACATTTCATTATCATTTAATTATACATTCTAA
- a CDS encoding ABC transporter ATP-binding protein, protein MQTNYIVETQELSFQYKGSLPIQFPPILVQKGQHSLLLGDSGTGKTTLLHLLGGLSKPNQGKVIISQEDIYYLNSSRLDQFRSQHIGFIFQEAHLLKNLTILENIKLAQSLAKKRIDTTEILNVLDRLQLADKANAYPNELSRGQLQRAAIARAVINKPVLLIADEPTASLDDRNTERVLSLLMEIANQQGATLLIATHDKRIKNSFSNTYDLNFINPK, encoded by the coding sequence ATGCAGACGAATTATATAGTAGAAACGCAAGAACTTTCCTTCCAATATAAAGGTAGCTTACCGATTCAATTTCCTCCTATTCTTGTTCAAAAAGGACAGCATAGTCTTCTCTTAGGAGATTCAGGAACAGGAAAAACGACTTTACTCCATCTGTTGGGGGGACTCTCGAAGCCTAATCAAGGAAAGGTCATCATTAGTCAGGAAGATATTTACTATTTAAATTCTTCAAGATTAGACCAATTTCGGTCACAACATATTGGCTTCATCTTTCAAGAAGCACATTTATTGAAAAACCTAACGATTCTTGAAAACATTAAATTAGCACAATCCCTTGCTAAAAAAAGGATAGATACAACGGAAATATTAAACGTGTTAGATCGCCTTCAATTAGCGGACAAAGCAAATGCTTATCCCAATGAATTGAGTAGAGGACAATTGCAACGTGCAGCTATTGCTCGCGCTGTTATCAATAAGCCAGTTCTTTTAATTGCTGATGAACCCACAGCTTCTTTAGACGATCGAAATACAGAACGTGTTTTATCCTTATTAATGGAAATCGCTAATCAACAAGGAGCCACACTCTTAATTGCTACCCATGATAAAAGAATTAAAAATAGCTTCTCCAATACCTACGACCTAAACTTCATCAATCCTAAATAA